The following is a genomic window from Sciurus carolinensis chromosome 3, mSciCar1.2, whole genome shotgun sequence.
TAGCTTCCCAGAGGCCCTGGCACAGTCAGGTAGGAGAGCACAGTAGGCAGTCCCAGAGACCTCACAACTAAGAAGTTCCCCCACTTTGTATCCTCAACCCCAAACTCCAGTATCactatcttcaagtctcttccaGGACCTGAGGCCTTAGGTATAGGCCTGAGGCCTATAGGTCTTGCACTTTGCTTAGGCCCAGCTATCAGGGGCCATTCTTAAGTTTCTTCCCCACACACTTGTGAGGTCTGTGGTGGGGGTGAACTATGTCTCTCATagctcatgtgttagaaacttcatccccagtgcaacagtgttgagaggtgagactttaagaggtgattaggtcttgAGGGTTCTGTCTTCAGGAGTGGATTAATGCCTGTATCCTGGGAGTGGGCTTGTTGCAGGAGCGGGTTCCTGATGAAAGTATGAGTTTGACCCCCTTCCTTTTGCCCTCTCtagttctctttcccttctcccttcacCATAGGATGAGGCAGCATATCAGATGTTAGCACCATGATGTTGGATCCCTCagtctccaggactgtgagaaacaAATGACTTTTCCTCATAAAAGACCCAGTCCATAAAATTCTGTTAAAGTAACACCAAAGGGACTAACAGGGGAACAGAAAGAGAGTAGAAACCTAAAGAGTCCCGTAAGCCCAGGTAGAGCACCCTTCAGCAATGATAGAGGATATCAACATGGGAAAGTCCTGGGCATCACTCTTGCAAGTGCAGCCACTAAGGCCAAAGAAGAACCAAGGTCAAGGGTACTGGGGATGGGAAAGCTGAATTGGGGGGAGCTGGGGATGAGCAGTCTGGGTCTCATACTTAAAAGCCCTGAagttggctgggcatggtggtgcacatctgtaatctgagactgaggcaggaggattgcaagttgaaggccagcatgagaaacttagggagactttatctcaaaataaaaaataaaaagggttggagatgtagctcagtggtagagcatccttggattcaatcctcaacaccaccaccaccccttgcaaaaaacaaaaaacaaaacaaaaaaactgatgTTGACTTGGACCCTTTCCTCACCCCCCTGCTCATCCAACCTGAGCTTCAGTGCTGGCCATTCAATTGCCCAAATGTCAAAATCTGTCACCTTGTGTCTGACCCCATGGTTTCCTCCCCAATCCAAGTCACCTGCTTCTCTCCCTAGTTAATGGACTCCCTGTTCTACTACTGTCCCTTCTAATCTATTCTCCACACTGTAGTCGGGGGAGCTTTCAGAATCCATCTGGTCATGAACCTCCCCCACTTCAAACCTTCCAAGTACTCCTGGGCCCTGAGGATTTAGGTCAAATTTATGGAACCCAGACTCTGTGTCACCTTACTTCTGCCACTGCTTTACCTCAGTTTTTGCCAAGCCATGCCTGGCTCCATGATGGTCAACACTGGCCTGATGGTAGTTCCTCCGGGCTCACTTCAGTCTCCATACCTTTGACTTACTAGGTTGTCCCCTCTTTCCCCTCACCTGCCAGGCAAACTCCTTCCTGCCCAAATTGTAGCATCCTCACCTTCAGGAAGTCTTCCCAGCTTCCACCTTCTTTGTGGCACTCCTGAAGATGCCACTCATGGCACTTAGCACAGGGGTGGCCATCCTTGTCTCCCATGCTTTATCCCTAAGGGCAGACACTGCCTTTTTCTGCATGGGGCATGACACAGAGGTGGCCAGAAAGAATTGACTATGAGTGAGGACCACAGTGGTATTTGCAGCAGGCTTGGGCTGGCCTTGGGCTCAGGAGGAGAGGATAGGCTGCTTGTCCCTGTGCCTCTGGGATGGGAGGGAATGGAGCCATCACACTACAGATGTGAAGAATGACTTTCCAGGTTGTAGTACTAAAGTATATACCACATAGAGGTAGATGGGCTACTGGGTGTAAAGATCTAGAATAATGGGTAGCAATGGTTAATAATCATTAAATGACAGCAGTTATCATTATAACCTGTGGGAACCTGTTTCCCAGGGAAATGATAGTTTCCTCTGAGGAGTCATTCCCACTATTTCCAACATAGTAATCTCTGTAAGAGGACAGATCTTGGGCAGTGGCATGCTTTAACAATTGGCTTTCCATGGGAGGGGCAACCTTAATTTGCAGTATTTGCCAATTCCATGTTCCAGTGGCCACTATGATCTATTTCAACTGGCTGGACCTAGGATGTCAGCTGATCTGTAGTGgtacaaaaaatgtttttgaccTTGGGATAGAGTGACTGAGAAAAAGTAGAGGGGGTCATTCTTATCTTGCCAATAAACTGGGTCTTCTCTAGACTTAATGGTGCTTCTCAAAGTGTGATAcatttttggaatatttataaaaataagtttctgtATCTCACAATGGATTTATTAAAGCAGAATCCTGAAGACCAGGTCTGGAATCTTCTTAAAAACAACTGTCTAGCTAATTCTTAGGTTTGCCAACTACTGGGTCAAAGCACCTCTGACTTGTCCAAGAAGTTAGAATGGGCCACAGGATAAATGTGAATTCTGCGGTCCATAACCAACAACAGAGTCAGAAATCCAGGTCCTAAGAAGGACCAGAGCAAACATAAAATGACTTTGGCCAGGGCACAATGAGATGGTTCTAAATGAGAAATGATTATGAATTAGATATCCCTGATATTTCTCTGATCCAACCATGTTTAGGGCAAACTTTGGGGTCACTCTGCAAAGGCTCTGCCCAGTGTgaagcacagctctctgctggACTTTGCAGACTTACTGGGTGAGAAAGGGCTTACCTAGTGGATGGGAGCTCTGGATGTGTGTCCTTGGAGGAGAGCAGAAGACCCCTAAACGGATCTGTCTGTGACTCCAAGTTATCTGTGTATTTACCCCATTCAGCATCCTTGACTCCATGACTCTAAcaacttaaataatttttattacaaaaggcAGAAAAGACCAAAACATCCCCCAAGTTCTCCCGTGGATTTCCCCCTCCGTGCCAATAAATAAGGTGGGGGAGACTGACCAGAGGAGGGGGTGGCGTCATGGTTCAGCAGAAAAGGGAGCTTAGCCTGAGCAGGGGTAGCAAGGACATCCAGCCCCTCTCCCCCAGTCCCAGGTACTATGGTCACATTGGCCAGAACACAGGACTCTGCCCACTGACAGCAACAGTTTGAGGATGTATCTGGAAGAGTGTGGCCAGTGGAAGGTCATGCCTCAGGATGGCCAGGATGGCTGCCCCACCCTTGTGGTCTTCTTGGTTCTGGGCAGCAATGAATCCAGCCAGCTCCCTGCTGGCTCCCAGGGAATCTAGCAGCATCAACTGAGGTGCAAGCCCATCTGTGGGCAGAATCTTTTCATACTGTGGTCTATTACCAATAATGAAGTTGGAAACCAGGCTGGAGAAAGACTGGAGTAAGCATCCAAAGAGATGGAATGGTCCTCCCACAGAGGGAGGCAGGGTGTGAAGAATCAGTGAGAGCTGGCTGGGTGTCAAGGTCTCTAGGCTAGAGAGCTAGCCCACCACCACCTTTCCAGCTCAGCATTCAGCTCTATCACTACACTGGGGGACACTAGCATTGCCCAGCCAAGTCTCAATGATGGATCTCCACTGTGGAGGAGATGGTAGGGACCAGTGCCCCCAGCTCAGGTCCCTTCCAGAGCCAGAGTCCTCCTGGCAGGGAGGCCTTTGGATCCAGCATGGCAGTTCCTGGAGGGCAGTGGTGGGGGCCTCTCAGCTCCCTGCTCCAGGCACGCCCAGCGGGTGGAAGCTACCCTCTTCTAGTAAGAGACGTCCCAGGCGGTAAAGTAGCTTAGGGTACCAGTGCACGCCCTCGCCTGAGGTCCAGCTGCCCCAGGTCAAGCTAGGAAACAGTCGCAGGGGCCAGAAGGCCAACTGAGCTAGGCGGTGGTCAGCCACAGCTGCAAAGCAGGAGGCTACCACATCTTCCACCACCAGTGTTCCATGCCTTGTGAGTGGAGCATAGGCCCCGAGGGCCACGTGTGTGGAGACAGCTGCCACCCGGGCAGGCTGCAGGCCTGGGACCCCTGCTACCAGCACATACTGGCCAGGCTGCACATGGCTGGCAAATGTGGCCCGAAACTGGGCTACTGGTTCTGTGTGGTTGTCAGCAGTGAAGAGCAGGTGGGCGGGTGTGAGAGCCAGGCGACGAGGGGGATCCTGGGTCTCGATGACCTGGAAAGCCCTCAGCCTGTTTGGCTCACGATCCAGGAAAATGAGCACGTCGCTGAAGGTGGGGTTCCCATCCTCCCCCATGGCCAGCACCCGGTCTCCTGGCCTTACAGCTGACAGGGCCACACGTGCCCCACTCTCTAGGCGCACTTGGGCTCCAGCAGGAAAGCAGCCACCCGTCTTGGCTGCTGCCGAGTGCTCTGTGGGAAAAAGGGACATGGAGGTGTTACTGTTGGGGAGCTTGGATTCCCAGGCATAGCACCCCTCCCCTAGCCACCCTAGCCTAGCCAGAGCTTCTCTTGCTCCAAGGGAGCCCCTATCACTGTATCCCAACCCCTGCCCCCCATTTTCCATGCAGACTAGAGACTACCCCCAACCCACACTGAGATCTTCAGTCCCTTTTCTCCCCAACCTTTGCCAATGAGAGGAGCATACCAGGACCCCAAGATCCAGTGAGTGAGGGAAAGGGCCCTCCCAAAGCCCAGGTTATACCCCCAATATGTTGACATCTCGACAATGCTGTGAAGGAGTCAGAGACCAGATGTCTCTGGTCTGTCAGGTCAGAGTGGAGCCAGGTATTGGTCATTTGTGACTTGACCCTAGGAAAGCTGTAGCCTCATGGAGAGGGGAAGTCATTTAGATCCTCTGGGGTCTAGTTGTCCTGTTAATTCTCACCCTTTGCTCAGATGCTTCCAAAAATTGCCCTCCCAGACTGATACCCCAAGTTCTGTgacagagttggttctttgagtctttggaagggagaggagggccATTGATGGGGCAAACACAGACTCCTGGGCAGCCTCTTAGTGAATGGTCAGGGATGGTCATGGGCAAGAACAAAATCACCATCTTTAGTTCATGTACTTGATCCTTGTGAGGGCACAAGACATCGTGGCATCAGCAGGTGAGAAGAAGAACAGTATTTGGGGGTCAGGAGTAATAATGGAAGTGGCCACTTGGGCAGCTGGCATTGGGCCAGTGTTTGTAGGTGAAGGTGAATATGACTTGAAGTAGACACAGTTGTTGGGGGAAGTGCAGAGCAGAAGAGTCAGGCTATGGCTGGGGTCAGGGTGAGATCACTGCTCTGAGCCCAAGTAGGGTCAGGAATACCAAAAAAACAGGCCCCATCTGCGTGCCGGATCTGTGAGTGCAGTTACTACATCGCGCTGATGTGGAGGGCTGAGCCTGCAGCCAGGTGGGGCCAGGCTGGGACTCACACAGGAGCTATGTGAAGCATCCATGACTGGGTTCAGTGTAGGCGACAAGGACGCTGGTGAGACTCAAGGGAGGGGGCAAGGCTCCAGTGCCTGCCAATTCTGATCAACAAGGCGGCCAATCTGGGAAAATCCACTTTATTGAGTCCACTTTGTTTATTTTGGCACTCACAGCTGGCTTTGCCCCAAAATGTCCAGTTCTGGGTCTCTGGGGGAGAGGTTGGGGATGCCTGCACCCCCACCCTGGGAGGCCTGACCTGTAGTTGGGTGGTGGGTTCTGAACCTCAGGGCTCCTGGTCAGGCACACTCTGACCCCAGGCCCACCACTCCTCCTGCAACAAGCTGAGTGGGGAGGTGGCACCTGCCAGCCTGGCTTCCTCCATCTGTCCAGTTTGCTCTGTCTTGCACAT
Proteins encoded in this region:
- the Ihh gene encoding indian hedgehog protein; translation: MSPARLRPRLRFCLLLLLLLVPAARGCGPGRVVGSRRRPPRKLVPLAYKQFSPNVPEKTLGASGRYEGKIARSSERFKELTPNYNPDIIFKDEENTGADRLMTQRCKDRLNSLAISVMNQWPGVKLRVTEGWDEDGHHSEESLHYEGRAVDITTSDRDRNKYGLLARLAVEAGFDWVYYESKAHVHCSVKSEHSAAAKTGGCFPAGAQVRLESGARVALSAVRPGDRVLAMGEDGNPTFSDVLIFLDREPNRLRAFQVIETQDPPRRLALTPAHLLFTADNHTEPVAQFRATFASHVQPGQYVLVAGVPGLQPARVAAVSTHVALGAYAPLTRHGTLVVEDVVASCFAAVADHRLAQLAFWPLRLFPSLTWGSWTSGEGVHWYPKLLYRLGRLLLEEGSFHPLGVPGAGS